The proteins below are encoded in one region of Betaproteobacteria bacterium:
- the fabI gene encoding enoyl-ACP reductase FabI has translation MNTINEQSPLVQAGNHLPLAGKKGLITGVANDKSIAFAVAKAIRALGGEIALTYQNDKTAKYTQPLAEALGAKLFLKLDVTEEGSLEAAIKQCGDEFGELDFAIHSMAFCNGDDLHGRVIDTTEAGFDSAMNISCHSFLRMAKAIEPLMAHGGSLITMSYLGAERVVRNYGVMGIIKAALESAVRYMAYDLGPKGIRVFAVSPGPIMTRAASGIANFNTLLENDAAKAPLGRTVTIDEVGALTAFLCTPGSSGMTGQTIYVDAGAHIVA, from the coding sequence ATGAACACAATAAATGAACAATCCCCGCTGGTGCAGGCCGGCAACCATCTGCCGCTGGCAGGTAAAAAGGGATTGATAACTGGCGTCGCCAACGACAAATCGATCGCTTTCGCAGTAGCCAAGGCCATTCGCGCGCTGGGCGGTGAAATCGCCTTGACCTACCAGAACGACAAGACCGCCAAGTACACACAACCGCTGGCCGAAGCACTGGGCGCCAAGCTCTTCCTGAAACTTGACGTGACAGAAGAAGGCAGCCTTGAGGCCGCCATCAAGCAATGCGGCGACGAATTCGGCGAACTCGACTTCGCCATTCACTCGATGGCGTTCTGCAATGGCGACGACCTGCATGGCCGCGTCATCGACACCACTGAAGCCGGTTTCGACTCGGCCATGAACATTTCCTGCCACAGCTTCCTGCGCATGGCCAAGGCGATCGAACCCCTGATGGCCCACGGCGGCTCGCTGATCACCATGTCCTACCTCGGTGCCGAGCGCGTCGTTCGTAACTATGGCGTCATGGGCATCATCAAGGCAGCGCTTGAATCGGCCGTCCGCTACATGGCCTACGACCTCGGCCCCAAGGGCATTCGTGTCTTCGCAGTGTCGCCAGGCCCGATCATGACCCGTGCCGCCTCTGGCATCGCCAACTTCAACACCCTGCTCGAAAACGATGCTGCCAAGGCACCGCTTGGCCGCACCGTGACCATTGACGAAGTGGGTGCCCTGACCGCCTTCCTGTGCACCCCCGGTTCATCGGGCATG